Proteins encoded within one genomic window of Humulus lupulus chromosome 1, drHumLupu1.1, whole genome shotgun sequence:
- the LOC133799827 gene encoding large ribosomal subunit protein uL30y encodes MGEVKALVPESVLKKQKREEEWALAKTQELQTLKLKNAENRKLIYNRAKQYAKEYSEQEKELIQLKREAKLKGGFYVEPEAKLLFIIRIRGINAMHPKTRTILQLLRLRQIFNGVFLKVNKATMNMLHRVEPYVTYGYPNLKSVKELIYKRGHGKLNKQRVALTDNSVVEQALGKYGIICTEDLIHEITTVGPHFKEANNFLWPFKLKAPLGGMKKKRNHYVEGGDAGNRENYINELIRRMN; translated from the exons ATGGGTGAAGTCAAGGCATTGGTTCCAGAGTCCGTCTTGAAAAAGCAAAAGAGAGAGGAGGAGTGGGCTTTGGCCAAAACACAAGAACTTCAGACTTTAAAGTTGAAGAACGCTGAGAACAGAAAGCTCATTTACAATAGAGCCAAGCAGTATGCCAAGGAATATTCAGAGCAG GAGAAGGAGCTCATTCAGCTCAAGCGTGAGGCTAAGTTGAAGGGAGGTTTCTATGTTGAACCAGAGGCCAAGCTCTTGTTCATTATTCGCATCCGTGG TATTAATGCCATGCACCCCAAGACAAGGACTATCTTGCAGCTCTTACGATTGAGACAG ATATTCAATGGTGTGTTCCTTAAAGTCAACAAAGCCACCATGAATATGCTTCACAGGGTTGAACCATATGTGACATATGG ATACCCCAATTTGAAGAGTGTGAAGGAGTTGATTTACAAAAGAGGTCATGGCAAGCTCAACAAGCAAAGAGTTGCATTGACTGACAACTCAGTTGTAGAACAG GCTTTGGGCAAATATGGAATCATCTGCACAGAGGATCTTATCCACGAGATCACCACTGTTGGACCTCACTTTAAGGAAGCCAACAACTTTTTATGGCCCTTCAAGCTGAAGGCACCATTGGGTGGTATGAAAAAGAAGAGGAATCACTATGTCGAAGGCGGAGACGCTGGTAACCGTGAGAATTATATTAATGAGCTCATCCGAAGAATGAATTAG
- the LOC133823914 gene encoding early nodulin-like protein 1, translating into MGRVKYTARRKKKSTNPPSNQPAADIEGPSNDPQPINTSPPEIQPHARPHDDLRPEVDWSMVSTRAHSKDGDKGRCPGQHDENQEEHQGDVMPSGEAFDLYSNINVEAPARRKRGSRRHPGESSSDPSKKRTQTEDPSAPPPSKDMTPPPAPLDPTPAAPLDPTPPAPHNPSPPD; encoded by the exons ATGGGTCGCGTGAAATATACTGCTCGTAGAAAAAAGAAATCCACTAATCCCCCTTCTAACCAACCAGCAGCCGACATTGAGGGTCCTTCAAATGATCCACAACCTATAAACACTTCACCACCAGAAATCCAACCCCATGCCCGGCCTCACGACGACCTTCGACCAGAAGTGGACTG gtccatggtatcgaccagaGCCCACTCCAAAGATGGAGATAAGGGCCGctgccctggccagcatgacgaaAATCAAGAAGAGCATCAAGGAGATG TCATGCCTTCCGGAGAAGCCTTTGACTTGTACAGCAACATCAATGTCGAAGCTCCTGCGAGAAGGAAGAGAGGAAGCAGGCGACACCCTGGGGAAAGCAGTAGTGACCCCTCCAAGAAAAGGACTCAGACTGAGGATCCTTCTGCACCACCACCTTCCAAGGACAtgacccctcctccagctcccctTGACCCGACTCCTGCAGCTCCCCTCGACCcgactcctccagctcctcacAACCCAAGTCCTCCTGATTAG